The Candidatus Dormiibacterota bacterium DNA window GGCGCGACTTCGCCCTACGAACATGTGTAGCTCCCGGTCGCAATCGGCCCGCTATACGGCGCAATCGGGGCGACGGCATACCAGTTGACGTGCACCTGCAGGCCCGAATAATCAACCGTATAGGCCGGGCTCGGATACAGCGACGCCCATTGCGGTTCGATCGGTTGGTAGACTTGATTGGTGCTCGGATTGACGGCCGTGCCGGGCGAAAACACCTCGGCGTTCGAAGGGCTTACCATCGCCGCCGCGCGACCGACCGCCGTAAACGCTCCGTTCGCGCCCAGTCCGAAGAGCGCCCCGGCAACTAGCGGCACCCGGTGGCATGCAACCACGTCGATTTCTTGCGGCGCGGTTCCACAGGAATGCCCCTCGCACGTTCCGCCTCCGGAGCCGGTGTTGATCACGGTGTACGAAAAAGCGCAATCCGTCACGGTGCAATCGCCGATGTGACGAAGCGCTTTCATCTGGTCGGCCTGCTGGCCGCCTTCCGTAAAGTTATTCGCGCGTTGGATCAGTTGCATATCGTTTTGATACGCCGTGACGGCCTGATTGAATTCGCCGACCAGGCTCGTATAGTCG harbors:
- a CDS encoding pilus assembly protein TadG-related protein yields the protein MLRMRARRQRGQMLPFWALAVTCLIALTFFLANYASVLTWQIRAQNAADSAASVGMSVQGSVFNQESTILYSMAVDENRIRFLNQAILNTIYGEGGCANQSGACAGDYTSLVGEFNQAVTAYQNDMQLIQRANNFTEGGQQADQMKALRHIGDCTVTDCAFSYTVINTGSGGGTCEGHSCGTAPQEIDVVACHRVPLVAGALFGLGANGAFTAVGRAAAMVSPSNAEVFSPGTAVNPSTNQVYQPIEPQWASLYPSPAYTVDYSGLQVHVNWYAVAPIAPYSGPIATGSYTCS